From one Mycobacterium colombiense CECT 3035 genomic stretch:
- a CDS encoding CDP-alcohol phosphatidyltransferase family protein, giving the protein MEPVLPPNRVLTVPNVLSAVRLALIPVFVYALLVAHANGWAVAILMFSGASDWADGKIARLLNQSSKLGVLLDPAVDRLYMVAVPIVLAFSGIVPWWFVIVLIARDGLLAATLPLLWSRGLTALPVTYIGKAATFALMSGFPLVLLGTFDALWSRVIGACGWAFLAWGMYAYLWAFVQYAVQMTLVLRRMPKVDRGSRPSAAAKVADHG; this is encoded by the coding sequence ATGGAGCCGGTGCTTCCACCCAACCGGGTGCTGACGGTCCCCAACGTGCTCAGCGCTGTGCGCCTGGCGCTGATCCCGGTGTTCGTCTACGCGCTGCTGGTCGCGCATGCCAACGGGTGGGCCGTCGCGATTCTGATGTTCAGCGGGGCCTCGGACTGGGCCGACGGCAAGATCGCCCGGCTGCTCAATCAGTCCTCCAAGCTCGGGGTGCTGCTCGACCCCGCGGTCGACCGCCTCTACATGGTGGCCGTGCCCATCGTCCTGGCGTTCAGCGGGATCGTGCCGTGGTGGTTCGTCATCGTCCTGATCGCGCGCGACGGCCTGTTGGCCGCGACGCTGCCGCTGCTCTGGAGCCGGGGGCTGACGGCGCTGCCGGTGACCTACATCGGCAAGGCCGCGACGTTCGCGCTGATGTCCGGATTCCCGCTGGTGCTGCTGGGCACCTTTGACGCGCTGTGGAGCCGCGTCATCGGCGCCTGCGGATGGGCCTTCCTGGCCTGGGGCATGTACGCCTACCTGTGGGCGTTCGTGCAGTATGCGGTGCAGATGACTCTCGTGCTGCGACGCATGCCCAAGGTCGACCGTGGCTCCCGTCCCTCGGCCGCGGCGAAGGTGGCTGACCATGGCTGA
- a CDS encoding DUF881 domain-containing protein, whose amino-acid sequence MSQDPEDRNAGRRAAGGQSADGPTGPDRPGAGAARDQGAPRGRHELDAKSPRPEIGPLHRNGLSGMVRGGRSRMAFGTLAAMLCLLLGLAIVTQVRQTESGDSLETARPADLLVLLDSLRQREGTLNTEVNELQNTLNSLQASGNNDQAAIQSAQSRLAALSILVGAVGATGPGVTVTIDDPGPGVAPETMLDVINELRAAGAEAIEVNDAHQSVRVGVDTWVVGTPGSLIIDSKTLSPSYSILAIGDPPTLAAAMNIPGGAQDAVKRVGARMSVQQADRVDVTTLRQPKPHQYAQPVK is encoded by the coding sequence GTGAGCCAGGATCCGGAAGATCGCAACGCCGGACGGCGCGCCGCCGGTGGCCAAAGTGCCGACGGGCCAACCGGGCCCGATCGCCCCGGGGCCGGCGCGGCGCGGGACCAGGGCGCGCCGCGCGGCCGCCACGAACTGGACGCGAAAAGCCCCCGTCCGGAAATCGGCCCGCTGCACCGCAACGGGCTCTCCGGCATGGTGCGCGGCGGCCGGTCCCGGATGGCGTTCGGGACGCTGGCCGCCATGCTGTGCCTGCTGCTGGGGCTGGCGATCGTCACCCAGGTCCGCCAGACCGAATCGGGTGACTCGCTGGAGACGGCCCGCCCCGCAGACCTTTTGGTGCTGCTGGATTCGTTGCGGCAGCGCGAAGGCACGCTCAACACCGAGGTGAACGAGCTACAGAACACGCTGAATTCGCTGCAGGCGTCCGGAAACAACGACCAGGCCGCCATCCAATCAGCACAGTCCAGGCTGGCGGCGCTGTCCATTCTGGTCGGGGCGGTCGGCGCCACCGGCCCCGGCGTCACCGTCACGATCGATGACCCCGGACCCGGGGTCGCGCCCGAGACGATGCTCGACGTGATCAACGAGTTGCGCGCCGCAGGCGCCGAGGCGATCGAGGTCAACGACGCACACCAATCGGTGCGGGTGGGTGTCGACACCTGGGTGGTGGGTACTCCTGGGTCGCTGATCATCGACTCCAAGACCCTGTCGCCGTCGTATTCGATTCTGGCGATTGGCGATCCACCCACCCTGGCCGCCGCGATGAACATTCCCGGTGGCGCGCAGGACGCCGTCAAGCGCGTCGGTGCGCGAATGTCCGTTCAGCAGGCCGACCGAGTGGACGTCACCACCTTGCGGCAACCAAAACCACACCAATACGCTCAGCCCGTCAAGTGA
- a CDS encoding MurR/RpiR family transcriptional regulator → MTTTDPRPPTGSVVAHIRAALPNLTPRARTIGQAVLDDPRAIIHMTVSDLAEHTATSVASVVRFCQDVGLRGYADLKIRLAADTIPAEEALPEGLSPTDDAFTVLKKVLADSQAAVAGAADTIDSAMFESAVVALAGASHVLCVGVGTSAPPAQDAGYRLRTIGLSAEAPADGHVQHVAARLLKPGAVCLCFSHTGQTSESLMAVEAARDAGATTIAITSFYRSPLSALCDIVLVAGAKETDFRVEAVTSRIAHIAVFDALHAAVFLKTSRRAGEAQRVTAEALTRHRI, encoded by the coding sequence ATGACGACCACCGATCCCCGGCCTCCGACGGGATCGGTGGTCGCGCATATCCGCGCGGCGTTGCCTAACCTGACCCCTCGGGCGCGGACGATCGGTCAAGCGGTCCTGGACGATCCCCGGGCGATCATCCACATGACGGTCAGCGACCTCGCGGAGCACACCGCCACCTCGGTGGCCTCGGTGGTGCGGTTCTGTCAGGACGTGGGCCTGCGTGGTTACGCAGACCTGAAGATCCGGCTGGCCGCCGACACCATTCCCGCCGAAGAGGCCCTGCCCGAGGGCCTCAGCCCGACCGACGACGCGTTCACGGTCTTGAAGAAGGTGCTCGCCGATTCGCAGGCGGCGGTTGCGGGAGCCGCCGACACGATCGACAGCGCAATGTTCGAATCGGCGGTCGTCGCCCTGGCCGGCGCGTCTCACGTGCTCTGTGTCGGAGTGGGGACATCCGCGCCACCCGCCCAGGACGCCGGATATCGGTTGCGCACAATAGGTTTGAGCGCGGAAGCGCCCGCGGACGGGCACGTTCAACACGTCGCGGCCCGACTGCTCAAGCCCGGCGCGGTGTGCCTGTGCTTCAGCCACACGGGTCAGACCAGCGAGTCGCTGATGGCGGTGGAAGCGGCCCGCGATGCCGGCGCCACCACCATTGCCATCACCAGTTTCTACCGCTCGCCACTGAGCGCACTGTGCGACATCGTGCTGGTGGCGGGGGCCAAAGAGACCGACTTCCGCGTGGAAGCCGTCACCAGCCGCATCGCGCACATCGCGGTGTTCGATGCCTTGCACGCCGCGGTCTTCCTCAAGACGTCGCGGCGGGCGGGCGAGGCGCAGCGGGTCACCGCGGAAGCCCTTACCCGGCACCGCATTTAG
- the gcvH gene encoding glycine cleavage system protein GcvH: MSDIPPDLRYTAEHEWVRRSGDDTLRVGITDFAQSALGDVVFVQLPDVGTELTAGESFGEVESTKSVSDLYAPVSGKVTAVNGDLDGSPQLVNSDPYGGGWLLDVQVSDVGELESAISSLLDAEAYRGTLTE, encoded by the coding sequence GTGAGCGATATCCCGCCCGATCTGCGCTACACCGCCGAACACGAATGGGTTCGCCGAAGTGGGGATGACACCCTGCGGGTGGGCATCACCGATTTCGCGCAGTCGGCATTGGGTGATGTCGTTTTCGTTCAGCTGCCCGACGTGGGCACCGAACTGACCGCGGGCGAATCGTTCGGTGAGGTCGAATCGACGAAATCGGTGTCGGACCTCTACGCGCCGGTGTCGGGCAAGGTGACCGCGGTCAACGGCGATCTGGACGGCAGTCCGCAATTGGTGAACTCCGACCCGTACGGGGGCGGGTGGTTGCTGGATGTGCAGGTATCCGACGTCGGCGAATTGGAGTCGGCGATTTCTTCGCTGCTCGACGCGGAGGCCTACCGCGGAACGCTCACCGAATGA
- a CDS encoding ABC transporter ATP-binding protein/permease yields the protein MGPKPFTPSIDWSTATMDSLRWLAMAWVIGAVCLLVVLVALRYLTPWGQQFWRITRGYFVGSASIKVWLMLGVLLLSVVLSVRLNVLLSYQSNDLSTAVQIAVQGMAADNDKIKQSGVHGFWMSIAIFILLATLFVMRVMADIYLTQRFVIAWRVWLTANLTDDWLEGRAYYRDLFIDNTIDNPDQRIQQDIDIFTANAGGTPNAPTNGTTNTLLFGAVNAMASVISFAAILWNLSGDLTVAGVNLPRAMFWVVLVYVLVATVVAFWLGRPLIWLSFNNEKLNAAFRYALVRLRDAAEAVGFYRGERVERRQLWRRFTPIIDNYRRFVRRTIIFNGWNWSMTQAIVPLPWVIQAPRLFAGRIHFGDVTQTAVAFGQIEESLSFFRNNYDAFASFRAAIIRLHGLVDANSKGRALPAILVKPSEETAVELRGIEVRTPEGDQLVDSLDIQLDHGDTLVITGRSGAGKTTLLRSLAELWPYASGTLCRPDGDNATMFLSQLPYVPLGNLRTVVAYPNSPDDVSDEQLRDVLTKVALAPLINRLDEDHDWAKVLSPGEQQRVAFARILLTEPKAVFLDEATSALDEGLEFALYQLIRAELPECVMVSVSHRPTVEQHHEQQLHLLGGGPWQLGPVDKEPAQV from the coding sequence GTGGGCCCCAAGCCGTTCACGCCATCGATCGACTGGTCGACGGCAACCATGGATTCGTTGCGGTGGCTCGCCATGGCGTGGGTGATCGGCGCGGTTTGCCTGCTGGTCGTGCTGGTTGCCCTGCGCTACCTGACCCCCTGGGGCCAGCAGTTCTGGCGGATCACCCGGGGATACTTCGTCGGCTCGGCCAGCATCAAGGTCTGGCTGATGCTCGGCGTGCTGCTGCTGTCGGTGGTCCTGTCCGTACGCCTCAACGTGCTACTCAGCTATCAGTCCAACGACCTGAGCACGGCGGTGCAGATCGCGGTGCAGGGCATGGCGGCGGACAATGACAAGATCAAACAGTCTGGGGTACATGGCTTTTGGATGTCGATCGCGATCTTCATCCTGCTCGCGACGCTGTTCGTTATGCGCGTCATGGCGGACATCTACCTGACCCAGCGCTTCGTCATCGCCTGGCGGGTCTGGCTGACCGCCAACCTCACCGACGACTGGCTCGAGGGCAGGGCGTACTACCGGGACCTGTTCATCGACAACACCATCGACAACCCCGACCAGCGCATCCAGCAGGACATCGACATCTTCACCGCCAACGCCGGTGGCACTCCGAACGCACCGACCAACGGTACGACCAACACGTTGCTGTTCGGAGCCGTCAACGCGATGGCCTCGGTGATCTCGTTCGCCGCGATCCTGTGGAACCTGTCCGGCGACCTGACCGTTGCCGGTGTCAACCTGCCGCGCGCCATGTTCTGGGTGGTGCTGGTCTACGTGCTGGTGGCCACGGTGGTGGCGTTCTGGCTGGGACGCCCGTTGATCTGGCTGAGCTTCAACAACGAAAAGCTCAATGCGGCCTTCCGTTACGCGCTGGTCCGCCTGCGCGATGCGGCCGAGGCGGTGGGCTTCTACCGCGGTGAACGGGTCGAGCGCCGACAGCTGTGGCGCCGCTTCACGCCGATCATCGACAACTACCGCAGGTTCGTTCGCCGGACCATCATCTTCAACGGATGGAACTGGTCGATGACGCAGGCGATCGTTCCGCTGCCCTGGGTGATTCAGGCGCCGCGGTTGTTCGCCGGCCGGATTCACTTCGGCGATGTCACCCAGACCGCGGTGGCCTTCGGGCAGATCGAGGAGTCGCTGTCGTTCTTCCGCAACAACTACGACGCGTTCGCCTCTTTCCGGGCCGCGATCATCCGACTGCACGGGCTGGTGGACGCCAACAGCAAGGGCCGGGCGCTGCCCGCCATTCTCGTCAAACCCAGTGAAGAGACGGCGGTCGAGCTTCGCGGCATCGAGGTGCGCACGCCGGAGGGCGACCAGCTGGTCGACTCGCTGGACATCCAGCTCGACCACGGCGACACCCTGGTGATCACCGGCCGCTCGGGGGCCGGCAAGACGACGCTGCTGCGCAGCCTGGCCGAACTGTGGCCGTACGCCTCGGGGACCCTGTGCCGTCCGGACGGCGACAACGCGACGATGTTCCTGTCGCAGCTGCCGTATGTGCCGCTCGGCAACTTGCGCACCGTGGTGGCCTATCCGAATTCGCCGGACGATGTTTCCGACGAGCAGCTGCGCGACGTGCTCACCAAGGTGGCGCTGGCGCCGCTGATCAACCGGCTGGACGAAGACCACGATTGGGCCAAGGTGCTCTCCCCCGGCGAGCAGCAGCGGGTCGCCTTCGCGCGCATTTTGCTCACCGAGCCGAAGGCGGTCTTCCTCGACGAGGCCACCTCCGCGCTGGACGAGGGCCTGGAATTCGCGCTGTATCAATTGATTCGGGCCGAGCTGCCGGAGTGCGTCATGGTCAGCGTGAGTCACCGGCCCACCGTCGAGCAGCACCACGAGCAGCAGCTGCACCTGCTCGGCGGCGGCCCGTGGCAGCTGGGCCCGGTCGACAAGGAACCCGCGCAGGTGTAG
- a CDS encoding small basic family protein translates to MIGIAALAIGIVLGLVFHPAVPEVVQPYLPIAVVAALDAVFGGLRAYLERIFDPKVFVISFVFNVFVAALIVYVGDQLGVGTQLSTAIIVVLGIRIFGNAAALRRRLFGA, encoded by the coding sequence ATGATCGGTATCGCGGCACTGGCGATCGGCATCGTGCTCGGCCTGGTTTTCCACCCCGCGGTGCCCGAAGTCGTCCAGCCCTATCTGCCGATCGCGGTGGTCGCGGCGCTGGACGCGGTGTTCGGCGGGTTACGGGCATACCTGGAGCGGATTTTCGATCCGAAGGTGTTCGTCATCTCGTTCGTGTTCAACGTCTTCGTGGCCGCGCTGATCGTCTACGTGGGCGATCAACTGGGCGTCGGCACGCAGTTGTCCACGGCCATCATCGTCGTGCTGGGCATCCGCATCTTCGGCAATGCCGCCGCCCTGCGCCGCAGGCTGTTCGGGGCGTGA
- a CDS encoding acetolactate synthase: MTTDAVPAQTLHAGRLVARRLRASGVDTVFTLSGGHLFSIYDGCRDEGIRLIDTRHEQTATFAAEGWSKVTRSPGVAALTAGPGITNGMSAMAAAQQNQSPLVVLGGRAPAQRWGMGSLQEIDHVPFVAPLARFAATAQSADDAGRLVDDALRAAVGAPSGVGFVDFPMDHAFSMSDDDGRPGALVDLPPGPAPDGQALSRAAALLSAAQRPVIMAGTNVWWGRGEAALLRLAEELQIPVLMNGMARGAVPADHPLAFSRVRGKALGEADVALIVGVPMDFRLGFGAVFGAQTQLIVVDRAEPERGHPRPVQAELYGDLLTILAALAPATGTDHRDWIGELRTAETASRATEQAELADDRSPLHPMRVYAELAPMLDRDAIVVIDAGDFGSYAGRVIDSYQPGCWLDSGPFGCLGSGPGYALAAKLAHPDRQVVLLQGDGAFGFSGMEWDTLVRHNVPVVSVIGNNGIWGLEHHPMKALYGYSVVAELRPGTRYDEVARALGGHGELVATPGELRPALERAFASGLPAVVNVLTDPEVAYPRRSNLA, from the coding sequence ATGACTACCGACGCCGTCCCCGCACAAACATTGCACGCCGGCCGGCTTGTCGCGCGGCGTCTGCGGGCCAGCGGCGTCGACACCGTCTTCACGCTGTCGGGCGGCCACCTGTTCTCCATCTACGACGGCTGCCGCGACGAGGGCATTCGGCTGATCGACACCCGCCACGAGCAGACGGCGACCTTCGCCGCCGAGGGGTGGTCGAAGGTGACGCGGTCGCCGGGCGTGGCCGCGCTGACGGCGGGGCCCGGCATCACCAACGGGATGAGCGCGATGGCGGCCGCGCAGCAGAACCAGTCGCCGCTGGTGGTGCTCGGCGGACGGGCGCCGGCGCAGCGCTGGGGCATGGGCTCGCTGCAGGAGATCGACCACGTGCCGTTCGTCGCGCCGCTGGCCCGCTTCGCGGCCACCGCACAGTCGGCGGACGACGCCGGCCGGCTCGTCGACGACGCGCTGCGCGCGGCGGTCGGTGCGCCGTCGGGCGTGGGGTTCGTCGACTTCCCGATGGACCATGCGTTCTCCATGTCCGACGATGACGGCCGGCCGGGCGCCCTCGTCGACCTGCCGCCGGGCCCGGCACCCGACGGCCAGGCGCTGAGCCGCGCCGCCGCGCTGCTGTCCGCTGCGCAGCGTCCGGTGATCATGGCGGGCACCAACGTCTGGTGGGGGCGCGGGGAAGCGGCCCTGCTGCGCCTCGCCGAGGAACTCCAGATCCCGGTGCTGATGAACGGGATGGCCCGCGGCGCGGTGCCCGCCGACCACCCGTTGGCGTTCTCCCGGGTTCGCGGAAAAGCGTTGGGGGAGGCCGACGTTGCGCTGATCGTCGGCGTGCCGATGGATTTCCGGCTGGGTTTCGGCGCGGTGTTCGGGGCGCAGACCCAGCTCATCGTGGTGGACCGGGCCGAACCCGAACGCGGCCACCCGCGGCCGGTGCAGGCCGAACTCTACGGCGACCTGCTGACCATCCTCGCGGCCCTGGCGCCCGCCACCGGGACCGACCACCGGGACTGGATCGGCGAACTGCGAACCGCCGAGACCGCGTCGCGGGCCACGGAGCAGGCCGAGCTGGCCGACGACCGCAGCCCGCTGCACCCCATGCGGGTGTACGCGGAGCTGGCACCCATGCTGGATCGCGACGCGATCGTCGTGATCGACGCGGGCGATTTCGGGTCGTACGCCGGGCGGGTGATCGACAGCTATCAACCGGGGTGCTGGCTGGACAGCGGCCCCTTCGGCTGCCTGGGATCGGGCCCCGGCTACGCGCTGGCCGCCAAGCTCGCCCACCCGGACCGTCAGGTGGTGCTGCTGCAGGGCGACGGCGCGTTCGGCTTCAGCGGCATGGAGTGGGACACCCTGGTGCGGCACAACGTGCCGGTGGTGTCCGTCATCGGCAACAACGGCATCTGGGGGCTCGAACACCACCCGATGAAGGCGCTCTACGGCTATTCGGTGGTGGCCGAGCTGCGTCCGGGGACCCGCTACGACGAGGTCGCGCGGGCGCTGGGTGGCCACGGCGAACTGGTTGCCACGCCCGGCGAACTGCGGCCCGCGCTGGAACGCGCCTTCGCCAGCGGGCTGCCCGCCGTCGTCAACGTGCTCACCGACCCCGAGGTCGCGTATCCACGCCGCTCGAACCTCGCCTGA
- the garA gene encoding glycogen accumulation regulator GarA, whose protein sequence is MDNDQNSDEVTVETTSVFRADFLNELDAPAQAGTESAVSGVEGLPAGSALLVVKRGPNAGSRFLLDQPTTSAGRHPDSDIFLDDVTVSRRHAEFRLENNEFSVVDVGSLNGTYVNREPVDSAVLANGDEVQIGKFRLVFLTGPKQGEDGGSSG, encoded by the coding sequence ATGGACAACGACCAGAATTCGGACGAAGTCACGGTGGAGACGACTTCGGTCTTCCGTGCCGACTTCCTCAACGAGCTGGACGCTCCCGCCCAGGCGGGAACCGAGAGCGCGGTGTCCGGGGTCGAAGGACTCCCCGCGGGCTCGGCGTTGCTGGTCGTCAAGCGTGGACCGAACGCGGGCTCGCGGTTTTTGCTGGACCAGCCCACCACGTCCGCCGGCCGGCATCCCGACAGCGACATTTTCCTCGACGACGTGACGGTCAGCCGCCGGCACGCCGAATTCAGGTTGGAAAACAACGAATTCAGCGTGGTCGACGTTGGTAGTCTCAACGGCACCTACGTCAACCGTGAGCCCGTGGACTCCGCGGTGCTTGCCAACGGTGACGAGGTGCAGATCGGCAAGTTCCGCTTGGTGTTTCTCACCGGACCCAAGCAGGGTGAGGATGGAGGATCTTCAGGCTAG
- a CDS encoding DUF881 domain-containing protein has product MADADRLLGGYDPNAGHGAHVASRPKTIPVPSLLRALLSEHLDPGYAAAAAKRGAAAAPRGGRQRVAGWLWQALAALLIATVFAAAVAQARSVAPGVRSEQELLLGNVRSTEGSAAKLNQRRSQLATRVDDVQRHALAEDAEGRSLLKRLDALSLAAASTAIIGPGLKVTVTDPGASPNLSDVSKQRVSGSRQIILDRDLQLLVNSLWASGAEAISVGGVRIGPNVTIRQAGGAILVDNTPTSSPYTVLAIGPPRAMRDVFDNSPGMQRLRLLQISYGVVVTVDAGDGLTLPAGSTRDVKFAKQIGPQ; this is encoded by the coding sequence ATGGCTGACGCCGACCGCCTGCTCGGCGGCTACGACCCCAACGCCGGTCACGGCGCGCATGTGGCTTCGCGGCCCAAGACGATCCCGGTGCCGTCGCTGTTGCGCGCGCTGCTGTCCGAGCACCTCGACCCCGGCTACGCGGCGGCGGCGGCCAAGCGCGGCGCCGCCGCCGCGCCCCGCGGCGGGCGGCAGCGCGTGGCCGGTTGGCTCTGGCAGGCGTTGGCGGCGCTGCTGATCGCGACGGTCTTCGCCGCCGCGGTCGCGCAGGCCCGCTCGGTGGCCCCCGGGGTGCGGTCCGAGCAGGAGCTCCTGTTGGGCAATGTGCGGTCGACGGAGGGCTCCGCCGCCAAGCTGAACCAGCGCCGCAGCCAACTGGCTACTCGGGTCGACGACGTGCAGCGCCACGCTCTGGCCGAAGACGCCGAGGGGCGGAGCCTGTTGAAACGCCTCGACGCGCTCAGCCTGGCGGCGGCCAGCACGGCGATCATCGGGCCCGGGCTGAAGGTGACCGTGACCGATCCCGGTGCCAGCCCGAACCTTTCGGACGTGTCCAAGCAGCGGGTGAGCGGCAGCCGCCAGATCATCCTGGACCGCGATCTGCAGCTGCTGGTCAATTCGCTGTGGGCGAGCGGCGCCGAGGCGATCTCCGTCGGCGGTGTGCGGATCGGGCCGAACGTCACCATCCGGCAGGCCGGAGGGGCGATCCTGGTCGACAACACCCCGACCAGCAGCCCGTACACCGTCCTGGCTATCGGGCCGCCGCGCGCGATGCGCGATGTCTTCGACAACAGCCCGGGCATGCAGCGGCTGAGGCTGCTGCAGATCTCCTACGGCGTCGTGGTTACCGTGGACGCCGGCGACGGACTAACGCTTCCCGCCGGATCGACCCGGGATGTCAAGTTCGCCAAGCAGATTGGGCCACAGTGA
- the secA2 gene encoding accessory Sec system translocase SecA2, which yields MPKTTRAQPGRLSSRFWKLLGASTEKDRNRSLTLVTDSSEYDDEAAGLTDEQLRKAAGLLNLEDLADSEDIPQFLAIAREAGERASGLRPFDVQLLGALRMLAGDVIEMATGEGKTLAGAIAAAGYALAGRHVHVVTINDYLARRDAEWMGPLIEAMGLTVGWITAESTSEERRAAYGCDVTYASVNEIGFDVLRDQLVTDVADLVSPNPDVALIDEADSVLVDEALVPLVLAGTTHRETPRLEIIKLAGQLEAGTDYDTDADSRNVHLTEVGARKVEKALGGIDLYSEEHVVTTLTEINVALHAHVLLQRDVHYIVRDDAVHLINAARGRIAQLQRWPDGLQAAVEAKEGIETTETGEVLDTITVQALINRYATVCGMTGTALAAGEQLRQFYKLGVSPIPPNEPNIREDESDRVYITAAAKNDAIVAHIAEVNETGQPVLVGTRDVAESEELHERLLRRGVPAVVLNAKNDAEEAQVIAEAGKFGVVTVSTQMAGRGTDIRLGGSDEADHDGVAELGGLHVVGTGRHHTQRLDNQLRGRAGRQGDPGSSVFFSSWEDDVVAANLDHNKLPTQTDEDGRIVSPKAAGLLDHAQRVAEGRMLDVHANTWRYNQLIAQQRAIIVGRRDTLLRTPTAREELAELAPKRYEELADTEGISEERLETICRQIMLYHLDRGWADHLAYLADIRESIHLRALGRQNPLDEFHRMAVDAFASLAADAIEAAQQTFETANVLEEEPGLDLSKLARPTSTWTYMVNDNPLSDDTLSTLSLPGVFR from the coding sequence GTGCCTAAGACGACCCGCGCTCAACCCGGCAGGCTGAGCAGCCGCTTTTGGAAGCTGCTCGGCGCCAGCACCGAAAAGGACCGCAACCGCTCGCTCACCCTGGTCACCGACTCGTCGGAGTACGACGACGAAGCGGCCGGGCTGACCGACGAACAGCTCCGCAAGGCGGCCGGGCTGCTCAACCTCGAGGACCTCGCGGATTCCGAGGACATCCCGCAGTTCCTGGCCATCGCGCGCGAGGCGGGCGAGCGGGCCAGCGGGCTGCGGCCGTTCGACGTGCAGCTGCTGGGCGCGCTGCGCATGCTGGCCGGCGATGTCATCGAGATGGCCACCGGTGAGGGCAAGACGCTCGCGGGCGCGATCGCCGCGGCCGGATACGCGCTGGCCGGGCGGCACGTGCACGTCGTCACCATCAACGACTACCTGGCCCGCCGCGACGCGGAATGGATGGGCCCCCTCATCGAGGCCATGGGCCTGACGGTCGGCTGGATCACCGCCGAGTCGACCAGCGAGGAACGCCGTGCCGCGTACGGCTGCGACGTCACCTACGCCTCGGTCAACGAGATCGGCTTCGACGTACTGCGCGATCAACTGGTGACCGACGTCGCCGACCTGGTGTCGCCCAACCCCGACGTGGCGCTCATCGACGAGGCCGACTCGGTGCTGGTCGACGAGGCGCTGGTGCCGCTGGTGCTGGCCGGGACCACGCACCGCGAGACGCCGCGGCTGGAGATCATCAAGCTGGCCGGCCAGCTGGAAGCCGGCACCGATTACGACACCGACGCCGACAGCCGCAACGTGCACCTGACCGAGGTCGGCGCCCGCAAGGTCGAAAAGGCGCTCGGCGGCATCGACCTGTACTCCGAGGAACACGTCGTCACCACGCTGACCGAGATCAACGTGGCGCTGCACGCGCACGTGCTGCTGCAGCGCGACGTGCACTACATCGTCCGCGACGACGCGGTGCACCTGATCAACGCCGCGCGCGGGCGCATCGCGCAGCTGCAGCGCTGGCCGGACGGCCTGCAGGCCGCGGTCGAGGCCAAGGAGGGCATCGAGACCACCGAGACCGGCGAGGTGCTCGACACCATCACGGTGCAGGCGCTGATCAACCGGTACGCGACGGTGTGCGGCATGACCGGCACGGCGCTGGCCGCCGGCGAGCAGCTGCGCCAGTTCTACAAGCTCGGCGTGTCACCAATTCCGCCGAACGAGCCCAACATTCGCGAAGACGAGTCCGACCGGGTCTACATCACCGCCGCGGCCAAGAACGACGCGATCGTCGCGCACATCGCCGAGGTGAACGAGACCGGGCAGCCGGTGCTGGTCGGCACCCGCGACGTGGCCGAATCCGAGGAGCTGCACGAGCGGCTGCTGCGCCGCGGTGTGCCCGCGGTGGTGCTGAACGCCAAAAACGACGCCGAGGAAGCCCAGGTGATCGCGGAGGCGGGCAAGTTCGGCGTGGTCACCGTCTCGACGCAGATGGCCGGGCGCGGCACCGACATCCGCCTCGGTGGCTCCGACGAAGCCGACCACGACGGGGTCGCCGAGCTGGGCGGGCTGCACGTCGTCGGGACCGGGCGGCACCACACCCAGCGCCTGGACAATCAGCTGCGCGGCCGCGCCGGCCGTCAGGGCGACCCGGGCTCGTCCGTCTTCTTCTCCAGCTGGGAGGACGACGTCGTCGCCGCCAACCTCGACCACAACAAGCTGCCGACCCAGACCGACGAGGACGGCAGGATCGTCAGCCCGAAGGCCGCGGGCCTGCTCGACCACGCCCAGCGCGTCGCCGAGGGCCGCATGCTGGACGTGCACGCCAACACCTGGCGCTACAACCAGCTGATCGCCCAGCAGCGGGCCATCATCGTCGGTCGACGGGATACGTTGCTGCGCACGCCGACCGCGCGTGAGGAGCTCGCCGAGCTGGCGCCCAAGCGGTACGAGGAGCTGGCCGACACCGAAGGAATCTCCGAAGAGCGCCTGGAGACGATCTGCCGGCAGATCATGCTGTATCACCTCGACCGCGGCTGGGCCGACCACCTGGCGTACCTGGCCGACATCCGCGAGAGCATCCACCTGCGCGCGCTGGGCCGGCAGAACCCGCTGGACGAGTTTCACCGGATGGCCGTCGACGCGTTCGCGTCCCTGGCCGCCGACGCGATCGAGGCGGCCCAGCAGACGTTCGAAACCGCGAACGTGCTCGAGGAGGAGCCCGGCCTGGACCTGTCCAAGCTGGCGCGGCCGACGTCGACGTGGACCTACATGGTCAACGACAACCCGCTGTCGGACGACACCCTGTCCACCCTGAGCCTGCCCGGGGTGTTCCGCTAG